In Canis lupus dingo isolate Sandy chromosome 25, ASM325472v2, whole genome shotgun sequence, one genomic interval encodes:
- the LOC112670008 gene encoding olfactory receptor 12-like, with protein sequence MPPKRNGNLSMVHFQDFVLEGFEGGLETQALLFAVFLALYMVTVLGNLLMIIVITLDARLHSPMYFFLKNLSFVDLCYSSVIAPKALANFFSSSKVITFAGCAMQFSFLSLLGTTEAFLLGVMAYDRFMAICNPLRYPITMCQSACTRLVLGAYCGGCFNSVVQTSFTFHLPFCSSNRINHFFCDVVPLLKLSCGNTAINELLLFGICGLIIVSVTFVILISYGYIIATILRMGSGAGRSKIFSTCGSHMTAVTLFFGTAFFMYAQPRAIESMEQGKVVSVFYTLVIPMLNPLIYSVRNKDVKEALRRLGQKHTAT encoded by the coding sequence ATGCcacccaaaagaaatggaaacctcTCCATGGTCCACTTTCAAGATTTTGTGCTGGAGGGATTTGAAGGTGGCCTGGAAACCCAGGCCCTGCTCTTTGCTGTGTTCCTGGCTCTATACATGGTGACTGTACTGGGTAACCTCCTCATGATCATCGTTATCACCCTGGATGCCCGCCTGCACTCCCCAATGTACTTCTTCCTCAAGAACCTCTCCTTCGTGGACTTGTGCTACTCATCTGTCATTGCCCCGAAAGCACTGGCCAACTTCTTCTCCTCATCCAAGGTCATCACCTTTGCAGGATGTGCCATGCAGTTTTCCTTTTTGTCCTTGCTGGGCACAACTGAAGCTTTCCTCCTGGGtgtcatggcctatgaccgcttcATGGCCATCTGTAACCCCTTGCGTTACCCCATCACCATGTGCCAGTCTGCCTGCACTCGCCTGGTGCTGGGCGCCTACTGTGGAGGCTGCTTCAACTCTGTTGTGCAGACCAGCTTCACATTCCACCTCCCATTCTGCAGCTCCAACCGCATCAACCACTTCTTCTGTGATGTGGTCCCCTTGCTCAAACTCTCCTGTGGCAACACGGCCATCAATGAACTTCTCTTGTTTGGCATCTGTGGGCTCATCATCGTGAGCGTGACATTTGTGATTCTCATCTCCTATGGCTACATCATAGCGACCATCCTGAGGATGGGATCAGGAGCTGGGAGAAGCAAGATCTTCTCCACCTGTGGCTCCCACATGACTGCAGTGACTCTCTTTTTTGGGACTGCCTTTTTCATGTATGCCCAGCCACGAGCAATTGAGTCTATGGAGCAGGGCAAGGTGGTCTCTGTCTTCTACACGCTGGTCATCCCAATGCTCAATCCCCTCATCTACAGTGTGCGAAACAAGGATGTGAAGGAGGCCCTGCGGAGGCTGGGCCAGAAACACACGGCCACGTGA